Proteins from one Desulfovibrio legallii genomic window:
- a CDS encoding tetratricopeptide repeat protein: protein MLLCLAWIAGCNRDLTGDDLTEARAAMARQDWSLAERLLERFLREEQDPDQRWEAWRQLLTVVNAAGQEPRASLELLETMLEEYMDNDARAAVILRRMGEVNEVMHRHEAAADAWNAYIGLAGLTPRQSVEGYRRLAGMQFKLRRFDAAEDTLQQCLALPVAEKETLLCAYDLADQNTARERWQEAADLSQQILDSDAEKPLRGLAGYLLADALEQLGKTREALKQFELARDAYPNPPVIDNRIAHLRKKMKK, encoded by the coding sequence GTGCTGCTCTGCCTTGCGTGGATTGCGGGCTGCAACCGGGATCTCACCGGGGACGACCTTACGGAGGCCCGCGCCGCCATGGCCCGGCAGGACTGGTCCCTGGCGGAACGGCTGCTGGAGCGCTTTCTGCGGGAAGAGCAGGATCCGGACCAGCGCTGGGAAGCCTGGCGGCAGCTGCTCACCGTGGTCAACGCGGCGGGGCAGGAGCCCAGGGCCAGCCTGGAACTGCTGGAAACCATGCTGGAAGAATATATGGATAACGACGCCCGCGCGGCCGTCATTCTGCGGCGCATGGGCGAAGTTAACGAGGTTATGCACCGGCACGAGGCCGCGGCCGACGCCTGGAACGCTTATATCGGCCTGGCCGGGCTGACGCCGCGGCAGAGCGTGGAAGGCTACCGCAGGCTGGCGGGCATGCAGTTCAAGCTGCGGCGCTTTGACGCCGCGGAGGATACCTTGCAGCAGTGCCTGGCTCTGCCCGTGGCGGAAAAAGAGACGCTGCTCTGCGCCTATGACCTGGCGGATCAGAATACGGCGCGGGAACGCTGGCAGGAAGCGGCGGACCTTTCGCAGCAGATTCTGGACAGCGACGCGGAAAAGCCCTTGCGGGGGCTTGCTGGCTACCTGCTTGCGGACGCCCTGGAGCAGCTGGGCAAAACCAGGGAAGCCCTGAAACAGTTTGAACTTGCGCGGGACGCCTACCCCAACCCCCCGGTCATTGACAACCGGATTGCGCACCTGCGGAAGAAAATGAAGAAGTAA